The following proteins come from a genomic window of Kitasatospora sp. NBC_01246:
- a CDS encoding YbjN domain-containing protein translates to MSIDPSSIPSFGVPQGGQPGGQGGRPAGPPPIVVPDQALVTQLLDQMQLKHVVDEEGDLTAPWEGFRVYYMFRGEQKELFAVRAFYDRAYPLEDKAEILDLIDEWNRETLWPKVYTHTHEDGVVRLIGEAQMIVGTGVNLDYFVTTTANWTQAAVGFEQWIVERLGLQKEIEGEEGEGEAPEGTNEA, encoded by the coding sequence ATGAGCATCGACCCGTCGTCCATCCCGTCGTTCGGCGTGCCGCAGGGCGGCCAGCCCGGCGGCCAGGGAGGTCGGCCGGCCGGCCCGCCGCCGATCGTCGTCCCGGACCAGGCCCTGGTGACCCAGCTGCTGGACCAGATGCAGCTCAAGCACGTCGTGGACGAGGAGGGCGACCTCACCGCCCCCTGGGAGGGCTTCCGCGTCTACTACATGTTCCGCGGCGAGCAGAAGGAGCTCTTCGCGGTCCGCGCGTTCTACGACCGCGCCTACCCGCTGGAGGACAAGGCCGAGATCCTCGACCTCATCGACGAGTGGAACCGCGAGACCCTCTGGCCCAAGGTCTACACCCACACGCACGAGGACGGCGTGGTCCGCCTGATCGGCGAGGCCCAGATGATCGTCGGCACCGGCGTGAACCTGGACTACTTCGTCACCACCACCGCCAACTGGACCCAGGCCGCCGTCGGCTTCGAGCAGTGGATCGTCGAGCGCCTCGGCCTGCAGAAGGAGATCGAGGGCGAGGAGGGCGAGGGCGAGGCCCCCGAGGGCACCAACGAGGCCTGA
- a CDS encoding pyridoxal phosphate-dependent aminotransferase: MGTRPLLNRRLAGMGTTIFAEMSALATATGSINLGQGFPDTDGPAEIARAAADAVLAGRGNQYPPGPGIPELRSAIAEHQQRFRGLAFDPDTEVLVTAGATEAIAAALLALLEPGDEVIALEPFYDSYAACIAMAGAVRVPLTLRAPDFRPDLERLRALVTPRTRLLLLNSPHNPTGLVLSADELAAIAALAVEHDLLVVTDEVYEHLVFSGTHHPIAALPGMRERTVSISSAGKTFSFTGWKVGWVTGSAPLVAAVRTAKQYLTYVSAGPFQYAVADALRLPDDYFDGFRADLLRKRDLLADGLSAAGFRVFRPEGTYFITTDITPLGEKDGIEFCRALPERCGVVAIPNVVFYDDTEAGRSLVRFTFCKQDEVLEEAVSRLGRL; this comes from the coding sequence ATGGGTACGAGGCCGCTGCTGAACCGACGGCTGGCCGGGATGGGCACGACGATCTTCGCCGAGATGTCCGCCCTCGCCACCGCCACCGGCTCCATCAACCTCGGCCAGGGGTTCCCGGACACCGACGGACCGGCCGAGATCGCCCGGGCCGCCGCCGACGCCGTCCTCGCGGGCCGGGGCAACCAGTACCCGCCCGGCCCCGGCATCCCCGAGCTGCGTAGCGCGATCGCCGAGCACCAGCAGCGCTTCCGCGGCCTCGCCTTCGACCCGGACACCGAGGTGCTCGTCACCGCCGGGGCCACCGAGGCGATCGCCGCCGCCCTGCTGGCGCTGCTGGAGCCGGGCGACGAGGTGATCGCCCTCGAACCCTTCTACGACTCCTACGCCGCCTGCATCGCCATGGCCGGCGCCGTCCGCGTCCCGCTCACCCTGCGTGCCCCGGACTTCCGCCCCGACCTGGAGCGACTGCGCGCGCTGGTCACCCCGCGCACCCGGCTGCTGCTGCTCAACTCCCCGCACAACCCCACCGGCCTGGTGCTCTCCGCCGACGAACTGGCCGCGATCGCCGCCCTCGCCGTCGAGCACGACCTGCTGGTGGTCACCGACGAGGTCTACGAGCACCTGGTGTTCAGCGGCACCCACCACCCGATCGCCGCGCTCCCGGGCATGCGCGAGCGCACCGTGTCGATCTCCTCGGCCGGCAAGACCTTCTCCTTCACCGGCTGGAAGGTCGGCTGGGTCACCGGCTCGGCGCCCCTGGTCGCCGCCGTCCGCACCGCGAAGCAGTACCTGACCTACGTCAGTGCCGGTCCCTTCCAGTACGCCGTCGCCGACGCCCTGCGGCTGCCCGACGACTACTTCGACGGGTTCCGCGCCGATCTGCTGCGCAAGCGGGACCTGCTCGCCGACGGGCTGAGCGCGGCCGGGTTCCGGGTGTTCCGACCGGAGGGCACCTACTTCATCACCACCGACATCACCCCGCTGGGCGAGAAGGACGGCATCGAGTTCTGCCGTGCCCTGCCCGAGCGCTGCGGCGTCGTCGCGATCCCCAACGTCGTCTTCTACGACGACACCGAGGCCGGCCGCTCGCTGGTCCGCTTCACCTTCTGCAAGCAGGACGAGGTCCTGGAGGAGGCGGTCAGTCGACTCGGTCGGCTCTGA
- a CDS encoding DUF2617 family protein: MLTTLQTSYTDTRAGDLAWCLGGDPLPALAVRDLRLANAGRPGPPGTLQLRLLGASHQVVIAAGPGRCLETVACLPGRRTPLPARVAKQVDGWEYEFAARIEALPPHDFAARAQELLALVEGHPRGLAGVFPGDPSAFTALVTQGAADRLLWRTWHAYPQEGQLVCTRSSLVATR, from the coding sequence ATGCTCACCACACTGCAGACCTCCTACACGGACACCCGCGCCGGTGACCTGGCCTGGTGCCTGGGCGGCGACCCGCTGCCCGCTCTCGCAGTCCGCGACCTGAGACTCGCCAACGCCGGGCGCCCCGGGCCGCCCGGCACCCTCCAGCTGCGGCTGCTGGGCGCCTCGCACCAGGTGGTGATCGCCGCCGGGCCCGGCAGATGCCTGGAGACCGTCGCCTGCCTGCCCGGCCGCCGGACCCCACTGCCGGCCCGGGTGGCCAAACAGGTGGACGGCTGGGAGTACGAGTTCGCGGCCCGGATCGAGGCGCTGCCGCCGCACGACTTCGCCGCTCGCGCCCAGGAGTTGCTGGCCCTGGTCGAGGGCCACCCCCGCGGCCTGGCCGGCGTCTTCCCGGGCGACCCGAGCGCCTTCACCGCGCTGGTCACCCAGGGCGCCGCGGACCGGCTGCTCTGGCGCACCTGGCACGCCTATCCGCAGGAGGGCCAGCTGGTCTGTACGCGGT